In Vitis riparia cultivar Riparia Gloire de Montpellier isolate 1030 chromosome 19, EGFV_Vit.rip_1.0, whole genome shotgun sequence, the following proteins share a genomic window:
- the LOC117909684 gene encoding uncharacterized protein LOC117909684, with translation MGKSGRDWTQIYAIYGMEEGQTLVFLLIHAIFFSFLSILFLLYFNPICYFFGSLALPAGAARFAAGFTGSVTAISAVCLFFAAGNMFYSSVGLHWDMAQRMVSAVNDWSTVKYALDVGCGRGILLNAVAMQLKKEGSSGRVVGLDRRKTTVSTLRTAGIEGVQEYVTCREGDARRLPFSDNYFDVVVSAVFVHRVGKEFGQRTAAAAAERMRVLGEVVRVLKPGGVGVVWDLVHVPEYVQRLQELRMEDIRVSERVTAFMVSSHIVSFRKPNHLLLGPGEVRLDWRCTNIC, from the coding sequence ATGGGGAAATCTGGTAGAGATTGGACACAGATCTACGCAATCTACGGCATGGAGGAAGGCCAAACCCTAGTTTTCCTTCTAATCCACGCCATTTTCTTCTCATTCCTCTCCATCCTCTTCCTCCTCTACTTCAACCCAATCTGCTACTTCTTCGGATCACTCGCACTCCCTGCCGGAGCCGCCCGCTTCGCGGCCGGATTCACCGGCTCCGTCACGGCCATCTCCGCCGTCTGCCTCTTCTTTGCCGCCGGCAACATGTTCTACTCCTCCGTCGGTCTCCACTGGGACATGGCCCAGCGCATGGTCAGCGCGGTCAACGACTGGTCAACAGTGAAGTACGCCCTCGACGTCGGCTGCGGCCGCGGCATCCTCCTCAACGCCGTCGCCATGCAGCTGAAAAAGGAGGGAAGCTCGGGGCGCGTCGTGGGGCTGGACCGCCGGAAGACCACGGTTTCCACGCTCCGCACCGCCGGGATCGAGGGGGTGCAGGAGTACGTGACGTGCCGAGAAGGCGACGCGCGTCGGCTGCCGTTCTCTGACAATTACTTCGACGTGGTGGTGTCGGCCGTGTTCGTGCACAGGGTGGGGAAGGAGTTCGGACAGCGGACGGCCGCTGCCGCCGCGGAGAGGATGAGGGTGTTGGGGGAGGTGGTGAGGGTGTTGAAGCCAGGTGGGGTAGGAGTGGTGTGGGACCTGGTACACGTGCCGGAGTACGTGCAGAGACTCCAGGAATTGAGAATGGAGGACATCAGGGTCTCCGAGCGCGTTACCGCCTTCATGGTTAGCAGTCACATTGTCTCCTTCCGGAAGCCCAATCACCTGCTCCTGGGTCCAGGGGAGGTCAGGCTGGACTGGAGATGCACCAACATTTGTTGA